A genome region from Macadamia integrifolia cultivar HAES 741 unplaced genomic scaffold, SCU_Mint_v3 scaffold1700, whole genome shotgun sequence includes the following:
- the LOC122064650 gene encoding L-ascorbate oxidase homolog: MAHVARLVGALLICCLWAVQAEDPYFFFTWNVTYGTISPLGVPQQVIMINNQFPGPNINSTSNNNIVVNVFNNLDEPLLFTWNGVQHRKNSWQDGMPGTNCPILPGTNFTYHFQVKDQIGSYFYYPSTGMHRASGGFGGLRVNSRLLIPVPYLDPEDDYTILINDWYTKSHTTLRKALDSGRSIGKPNGVLINGKNKADNEAPLFTMEPDKIYKYRICNVGLKTSLNFRIQGHPMKLVELEGSHTVQNVYESLDVHVGQCYSVLVKADQEPKDYVMVASTRFTKYMLTATGLIRYTNSKGPASPELPEAPVGWAWSLNQFRSFRWNLTASAARPNPQGSYHYGRINITRTIKLANTVAMVDGKLRYAINGISHIDPATPPKLAEYYTVPDKVFEYNLVKDEPAAVDEPTKVTLAPSIVNATFRDYIEIILENHERGIQTWHLDGYSFFAVAVEAGKWTPEKRKNYNLLDAVSRNTIQVYPYSWAAIMLTFDNAGLWNLRSTMAERFYLGQQLYISVLSPARSLRDEYNLPDNSLLCGIVKDMAKPPPYSSGA; encoded by the exons atggcGCACGTAGCGAGATTGGTGGGTGCGTTGTTGATATGCTGCCTATGGGCAGTTCAGGCCGAGGATCCCTACTTCTTCTTCACATGGAACGTGACCTACGGCACCATCTCTCCTCTTGGCGTACCGCAACAGGTCATTATGATCAACAATCAGTTCCCTGGTCCCAACATCAATTCCACGTCCAACAACAACATCGTAGTCAATGTCTTCAACAACCTGGATGAGCCATTACTCTTTACATG GAATGGTGTCCAACATAGGAAGAACTCTTGGCAAGATGGAATGCCCGGCACGAACTGCCCCATCCTGCCGGGGACCAATTTCACTTACCACTTCCAGGTGAAGGACCAGATCGGTAGCTACTTCTACTACCCAAGCACCGGCATGCACAGGGCCTCCGGTGGCTTTGGAGGCCTTCGCGTCAACAGTCGTTTGCTCATACCTGTCCCTTACCTTGATCCAGAGGATGACTACACCATCTTGATCAACGATTGGTATACCAAGAGCCACACTACCCTCAGGAAGGCGCTAGACAGTGGTCGTTCCATTGGCAAGCCCAATGGCGTCCTCATCAATGGCAAGAACAAGGCCGACAACGAGGCCCCCCTCTTCACCATGGAGCCGGACAAGATCTACAAATACAGGATCTGCAACGTTGGGTTAAAGACCTCCCTCAACTTCAGGATCCAAGGTCACCCCATGAAGCTGGTTGAGCTAGAGGGCTCCCACACGGTACAGAACGTTTACGAGTCTCTGGACGTGCATGTTGGGCAGTGCTATTCAGTGCTTGTGAAGGCCGACCAGGAGCCTAAGGACTACGTGATGGTGGCTTCCACTCGCTTCACCAAGTACATGCTCACCGCCACAGGCCTCATCCGCTACACCAACAGCAAAGGCCCAGCCTCTCCCGAGCTCCCCGAGGCACCAGTTGGCTGGGCATGGTCCTTGAATCAGTTCCGCTCCTTCCGTTGGAACCTCACCGCTAGTGCTGCTCGTCCCAACCCACAGGGCTCCTACCACTATGGTAGAATCAACATCACCCGCACCATCAAGCTTGCCAACACTGTTGCCATGGTCGACGGCAAGCTCCGTTACGCCATCAATGGCATCTCCCACATTGACCCAGCCACCCCACCCAAGCTCGCGGAGTACTACACCGTCCCTGACAAAGTCTTCGAGTACAACCTTGTCAAGGATGAGCCTGCCGCGGTGGACGAGCCAACCAAGGTCACCCTCGCACCTAGCATCGTCAACGCCACCTTCCGCGACTACATCGAGATTATCCTCGAGAACCACGAGAGGGGCATCCAGACGTGGCACTTAGATGGTTACTCCTTTTTTGCCGTAGCCGTCGAGGCCGGCAAGTGGACcccagagaagaggaagaactaCAATTTGCTTGATGCCGTTAGCCGCAACACCATCCAAGTCTATCCCTACTCCTGGGCTGCTATCATGCTCACCTTCGACAACGCAGGCCTCTGGAACCTCAGGTCCACCATGGCAGAGAGGTTCTACCTTGGACAACAACTCTACATTAGTGTCCTCTCCCCAGCCCGCTCCCTCCGGGACGAATACAATCTCCCTGACAACTCCTTGCTTTGCGGCATTGTTAAGGACATGGCCAAGCCTCCTCCTTACTCCTCCGGCGcctaa